A single Alosa sapidissima isolate fAloSap1 chromosome 17, fAloSap1.pri, whole genome shotgun sequence DNA region contains:
- the waca gene encoding WW domain-containing adapter protein with coiled-coil gives MVMYARKPARLGDGCNDRRDSQPYQTLKYSSKSHPGSDHRHEKMRDPADATPPCKILRRSDSPDNKHTDNSSHGRAKAIHTHRGRERDGGTSYSPQENSHNHSALHSANSHSNPSRTADTPYEPADDWSEHISSSGKKYYYNCRTEVSQWEKPKEWLEREQRQKEAAKTTVVNSFPKDRDYRREAMQATVASSFPNKSVSEKPSSLSCTSQSSSSSSSVASAAAQAGSASVSTVTVSPVLQSPVAPTLLQDPSLLRQLLPALQTALQLNNASVDMAKINEVLTAAVTQASLQSMLHKILTAGPSAFNITSLLSQAAQLSNQAQQSSQSPMSLTSDASSPRSYVSPRISTPQTNTASHKPLLSTPPVTTQTKVSTPVVKAGSHPQPSPQQPLPSDKHHDTASSPRNLQRQSSQRSPSPGPNHVAASNSSTSNNGSSSRVGVAAGASGGAQVESTGRSACFTPSLAAHFDENLIKHVQGWPAEHVEKQASRLREEAHTMGSIYMSENCTELKNLRSLVRVCEIQATLREQRILFLRQQIKELEKLKNQNSFMV, from the exons ATGGTAATGTATGCAAGGAAACCAGCGAGACTCGGCGATGG gTGCAACGATCGAAGGGACTCACAGCCCTATCAG ACTCTTAAATACTCATCGAAGAGTCACCCCGGTAGCGACCACCGGCATGAGAAGATGCGAGACCCTGCTGATGCCACCCCACCGTGCAAAATCCTGCGGCGATCTGACAGCCCAGACAACAAACACACCGACAATTCCAGTCATGGCCGGGCGAAAGCGATCCACACACaccgaggcagagagagggatggag GGACCAGTTATTCCCCTCAGGAGAACTCCCACAACCACAGCGCTCTGCACAGCGCCAACTCCCATTCCAACCCCAGCAGGACGGCTGACACG CCCTATGAACCTGCAGATGACTGGTCAGAGCACATTAGTTCCTCTGGGAAGAAGTACTACTACAACTGCAGGACAGAGGTCTCACAGTGGGAGAAGCCTAAGGAGTGGCTggaaag agagcagaggcagaAGGAGGCTGCCAAGACGACGGTAGTCAACAGCTTCCCCAAAGACAGAGACTACAGACGGGAGGCCATGCAGGCTACGGTTGCCTCCAGCTTCCCTAACA AGTCCGTATCAGAGAAGCCATCCTCCCTCTCCTGCACGTCTcagtcctcctcttcctcgtcatCTGTGGCCAGCGCCGCCGCTCAGGCCGGCTCGGCCTCCGTCTCCACGGTGACCGTCTCCCCGGTGCTGCAGTCCCCGGTCGCGCCCACCCTGCTCCAGGACCCGTCCCTCCTGAGACAGCTCCTCCCCGCGCTGCAGACTGCCCTGCAGCTCAACAACGCCAGCGTGGACATGGCCAAGATcaatgagg TTCTGACAGCAGCTGTGACTCAAGCGTCGCTGCAGTCTATGCTCCACAAGATCCTCACGGCCGGTCCGTCTGCCTTCAACATCACCTCCCTGCTCTCCCAGGCTGCCCAGCTGTCTAACCAAG CCCAGCAGTCCAGCCAGTCGCCCATGTCTCTGACTTCAGACGCCTCATCACCCCGCTCCTACGTGTCCCCCCGGATCAGCACCCCCCAGACCAACACCGCATCCCACAAGCCACTGCTCAGCACGCCACCCGTCACCACACAGACCAAG gtgagcACACCTGTTGTAAAGGCCGGCTCTCACCCTCAACCCTCTCCCCAGCAGCCCCTCCCCTCAGACAAGCACCACGACACGGCCAGCTCTCCCCGCAACCTTCAGAGGCagag CAGTCAAAGAAGCCCTTCCCCTGGCCCCAACCATGTTGCCGCGAGCAACAGCAGCACCAGTAACAACGGCAGTAGCAGTAGAGTGGGTGTGGCAGCCGGTGCGAGTGGGGGGGCCCAGGTGGAATCCACGGGACGGTCGGCGTGCTTCACCCCCTCCCTGGCGGCACACTTTGATGAGAACCTCATCAAGCACGTACAGGGCTGGCCTGCAGAGCACGTCGAGAAACAG GCATCTCGGTTACGTGAGGAGGCCCACACCATGGGCAGCATCTACATGTCTGAGAACTGTACCGAGCTGAAGAACCTGCGCTCCCTGGTGCGAGTGTGTGAGATCCAGGCCACGCTGCGTGAGCAGAG